In the genome of Bremerella sp. P1, the window GTGTTCTTGGCCGGATCGCTATTGCCCATGGCCGTGATCTGAATCTCAGGCCCTTCTTCCCAAGGCTCTTTCAGCTCGCGTTTCACCTTTCCGCCCGACCATGTTCCGATCAGGTAGCGGATGTGATCTTTGGTCATCACGCGTTCGTGCGGGTCGAGCATCGCGTTGCGGGTCTTGATGTACATAAACAGCGGCACGGCCCACGCCAAAATCGCCAACAGAAATCCGCCGAAATAAGGGATCGCCGCGCAGAACAGCCAGAAGGTCAAGCCGAACACCAGGACGTTCGGAATCACCCACGCTTCTGGCGAAAGCTTCCGCTGGGGACAGTCCTGGCCGATCCAGTCGGTCGAATAGGTCCACATGCAGAACAAGATGATGACCGGCAACAGCAGAAACGGATTGACGAAGAAACCTTCGTCCGTCGGATCCGTCGCGGCAACCGGAGCCGGCGTACTTGCGGGAGCAGCTGCTGGGGCTGCTTCAGGCGCCGCAGCCGCTTCCCCACCCTCTTGGGCAAGCAAGGTCGACTCGAATCCAAATGAAGCAGTAGCCAGGCCGATCAACAGAAAGGCCAAAATCAAAAAAGCGATTCTTCGCATTAAACCATCCCAGGTTGTGCCACATTGATGCCTTTGAGTGCCATCTTCAACGCTTCGACGTTTGGTGCCACGGCGAAAGCGGTTTCGCGATCGATTAGTTCTTTGTCGATCAACGACTTGAGGCTCATCGTGAAGTCTTGCATACCGTCGTCTTTACCGATACGAATCGCATCGGGCAGCTTACTGTCCTTGCCTTCCAGAATCAGTTTCTGGACGGTTGGATTCATCGTCATGATCTCGACCGTCGGCACACGGCCGACGCCCGGCTTGATCGACTTGAGGAGTTTCTGCGCGACGATCCCCTTCATATTGAAGGCGATAGCGCTGCGAATCGAGCCGTGCATTTCTTCGGGGAACAAGTCGAGAATACGGCCGATCGTACTGGAGGCACTCGAAGCGTGGATCGTTCCGAACACCAAGTGCCCCGTTTCCGCCGCGTGGATAGCCGTGAGGAACGTTTCCTGATCACGCATTTCACCAATCAGGATGATGTCGGGGTCTTCACGCACGGCGTGCGCCATCGCAATCTCGAAGTCTTTCACGTCTTGCCCGATCTCGCGCTGATTGATCAGGCACTTATCTTCGGTGTAGACGAATTCAATCGGGTCTTCCAGCGTCAGGATGTGTTTCGAGTAGTGTCGGTTGATCCAGTTGAGCATCGACGCGATCGTCGTTGACTTACCAGAACCCGTCACCCCGGCCAGCAGGACCATCCCTTGATCGAACTTGCACAGTTCTTCCATCACCGGCGGAATGTTCAGCCCTTCGAAGTTGGGAATCCAGTTGTTAATACGACGAGCGACCAGACCGACGTTGCCCAGTTGGGTGAACATATTCACACGGAAACGCCACTTCTCGCCGTCGACGTCAACGACGTGGGCAAAGTCGGCACCGCCGTTGTCTTGGAAGATTTTCGTATTGCGTTCATCCAGCAGAGGCCACAAGAGTCGCAGCATTTCTTCGGCATCGATCGGCCCCCGGTTGAGGTTCTTCAGCGTACCGTTGACGCGCACGATCGGCGGGCGGCCCACCTTCATGTGCAAGTCGGAACCTTCCAGCTTCACCAGGGCGCGGAAGATCTTGTCGACTTCGTACTCTTTGTCCCCCGAGAGAAACTTCTCGGCTATCGCTTTATCGATCTCTGCCATGACTCTTCTACCTCAGTTCCTGAACGTTCGAGGACAAGCGCCTCATTTTGATTCGCGACGGCCGTGAAATCAAAGCCGGACACAAATTCCCCGGTCGCGCATCAATTCTTTGGTCTCATGAATTGTAAACTGGCCGAAGTGAAAAATGCTCGCTGCCAGGGCAGCATCTGCCTTGCCTTCCAGAATCGCGTCGGCCAAATGCTCGGGGTGCCCTGCCCCACCGCTGGCCACCACGGGAATCGTTACCGCCTCGCTGACCGCTTTGGTGACTTCCAGATCGTAGCCATCCTTGGTTCCGTCACGATCCATACTCGTCAGTACGATCTCGCCGGCACCCAGCTCTTCAACCCGCTTCGCCCAGCTGACCGCTTCGAGGCCGGTCGGCTTGCGACCGCCGTTGATGTGGACTTCCCACACTTCCTGGCCATCTTTCTGTACGCGTTTGGGGTCGATGTTCACCACAATGCACTGGCTACCAAATCGCTTGGCCGCCTGGCTGACGAACTCGGGATCTTTACAGGCCGCCGAATTGATCGAGACCTTATCGGCCCCCGCATTAAGCAGCGAGCGAATATCTTCCATCGTGCGAATGCCGCCCCCAACGGTCAGCGGCATGAACACCTCTTCCGCCGTTCGCCGCACCACATCGAGGATGATGTCGCGTTCTTCATGGCTGGCAGTAATGTCCAAAAACACCAACTCGTCGGCCCCTTCGCGCTCGTAGCGCGCAGCGACTTCGACCGGGTCACCGGCGTCGCGCAGCTGAACGAAATTCGTTCCTTTGACGACACGCCCTTGGTTGACGTCCAAACACGGTATGACACGGCTGGCCAACATCGATGCTAACCGCAGCTTTCAGAAAGGGTTGCATTAACAAAACCGAACCCAGAAAAGGGCCCGTAGAAAGGCAAATCTACTGTAAGCG includes:
- a CDS encoding type IV pilus twitching motility protein PilT, producing MAEIDKAIAEKFLSGDKEYEVDKIFRALVKLEGSDLHMKVGRPPIVRVNGTLKNLNRGPIDAEEMLRLLWPLLDERNTKIFQDNGGADFAHVVDVDGEKWRFRVNMFTQLGNVGLVARRINNWIPNFEGLNIPPVMEELCKFDQGMVLLAGVTGSGKSTTIASMLNWINRHYSKHILTLEDPIEFVYTEDKCLINQREIGQDVKDFEIAMAHAVREDPDIILIGEMRDQETFLTAIHAAETGHLVFGTIHASSASSTIGRILDLFPEEMHGSIRSAIAFNMKGIVAQKLLKSIKPGVGRVPTVEIMTMNPTVQKLILEGKDSKLPDAIRIGKDDGMQDFTMSLKSLIDKELIDRETAFAVAPNVEALKMALKGINVAQPGMV
- the hisF gene encoding imidazole glycerol phosphate synthase subunit HisF; translation: MLASRVIPCLDVNQGRVVKGTNFVQLRDAGDPVEVAARYEREGADELVFLDITASHEERDIILDVVRRTAEEVFMPLTVGGGIRTMEDIRSLLNAGADKVSINSAACKDPEFVSQAAKRFGSQCIVVNIDPKRVQKDGQEVWEVHINGGRKPTGLEAVSWAKRVEELGAGEIVLTSMDRDGTKDGYDLEVTKAVSEAVTIPVVASGGAGHPEHLADAILEGKADAALAASIFHFGQFTIHETKELMRDRGICVRL